Proteins encoded together in one Elusimicrobiota bacterium window:
- a CDS encoding penicillin-binding protein activator LpoB, whose translation MKKMHLVIGLMCLALLSSCANAPKITRTDASQQVDLSGFWNDTDSQLVSQEMIQDSLSRPWVSEFVSEKGVKPRVIVGTVLNKSSEHINTETFVADLERELTNSGKVRFVAAKPQKEEVREERIEQAKNASLKTAKSAGKEYGADFMLQGKINTIMDQAANTSLKYYQIELELVDIETTEKVWIGQKKIKKIVEQKKRRI comes from the coding sequence ATGAAGAAAATGCATTTGGTTATAGGTTTAATGTGCCTAGCATTGCTTTCATCGTGCGCGAATGCGCCGAAGATTACAAGGACAGATGCTTCTCAGCAAGTTGACCTTAGCGGATTCTGGAATGACACAGATTCCCAGCTGGTTTCGCAGGAAATGATTCAGGATTCGCTTTCACGCCCGTGGGTAAGCGAGTTTGTTTCAGAAAAGGGTGTAAAACCCAGAGTAATTGTAGGGACAGTTTTAAACAAAAGCAGTGAGCACATAAACACCGAAACATTCGTAGCCGATTTGGAGCGCGAGCTTACAAATTCCGGTAAAGTGCGTTTTGTCGCTGCAAAACCGCAGAAAGAAGAAGTCCGCGAAGAAAGAATTGAACAGGCAAAGAACGCAAGTCTTAAAACCGCAAAAAGCGCAGGGAAAGAATACGGAGCTGATTTTATGCTTCAGGGAAAAATCAATACAATTATGGACCAGGCGGCAAATACTTCGTTAAAATATTATCAGATAGAGCTTGAACTGGTAGACATTGAAACGACGGAAAAAGTCTGGATAGGCCAGAAAAAAATAAAAAAGATTGTTGAACAGAAAAAAAGAAGAATCTAA